In the Acidobacteriota bacterium genome, CGCCGCACGGTGGGCCACAGTCAGAAGCCATGCTCTTGGATTCCTGATATTCGAAAGTCGCCGACCCTGCTCGACCAGTCGCACGAAGACATCCTGAACGACGTCGGACGCATCCTCCGACGAGCCAGTGCGCCACAGCGCCAGCCCGTAGAGCTGGTGAGAGGCTTCGTCGTAAAGCGTCTCGAGGGAATCCAACCGCCCTGCGGCGATATCCGCAAAGAGCCCACGCCAGTCCTCTTTGACATGGCGGGACGAGGTTTCAACCACGGTCGGAGACGTCAACAGGTCGTTGCTCACAGCTTCCACACTATCTCAGACGTCCCACCCGACGCCTTTTGTCAATCGACCCCGCAAGGAGATTCCGAATTCCGAATTCAATACTCTCCTCCTGCTACGATGCCTCGGTGATCATCACAGTGATTCTCGCTTCGATCATGGCCGGTGCGGTCTTCAGCCTGCTCCATGCGATCAGGGTCGGCGACCGGCCGCTGGAAGTGTTCTCGAAAAGCGCGGCCTCGGTCGCATTCGTCGCCCTCGGCTTCGCCCGTTGGTCTGCCGGTGACCCTGTAGACACCTGGATGATCGCGGCGCTCACACTCTGCGCAGTGGGAGATTTCTGCCTTCTGTGGGACAGGTCTTTCGATGTTGGTCTGATCGCCTTTCTCCTCGGCCACGTCGCTTACGTGGCCGGATTCACCCTCGCCCTCCCGATCGGTGGATGGCCACTCCTCACTCTGGTTCCTTTGGTTGCAGCCGGAGCCTTCGCCTCGAGGTGGTTATGGCCCCACCTCGGTAGCAAACGCATGCCTATTGTGATCTACCTGATCGTCATATCGATTATGGTCTGGGGGGGCCTATCGACCTTCTTGAGAGGTGTTCTACCCTGGACGGCGGCCGTCGGGGCGGTCCTTTTTTATCTCTCGGATCTCGCGGTCGCCCGCCATCGGTTCGTGCGCGAATCTTTCCTCAACCGAGCCATCGGTCTTCCCGTCTACTTCTCTGGCCAAATCCTCCTTGCCATGACCGTTGGAGCGGGTTAGCCTCGCCATCGCGCGGAGGAAACTCATGAAGTCTGGCATCGCATTTCTTCTTATTGTCGTGGTTTCGATCGCCAGCATGGCGGTTGCACAGGCCACCTGGAGCGGACACACGAGCGCCGGTGAGTACGCCTTTGCGCGTGGAGATGTCACCCGCGCCAAGGCCGAGTTCCAGGCCGCGCTCGACATCGCCCAGGGATTTCCTCCCGGTGACCGGAGGCTGGAGACCAGCCTGGAAAACCTCGCGCGGCTGTATGAGCATCAATCGGAGTTCGACCAGGCTCAGCCGCTGTACCAGCTCCTGTTGGTTGCACAGGAGAATCGTCTCGGTATGGACGATCCCGGGTTGCTCGGCACGCTCTTCGCCGTCGCCCGTGTCAGTCAACCGACCGGCGACCTGCCGACAGTCGTTGACAGCCTTGAACGGTACGCCGCGATCGCCGATGCGAGCGGTAAGGCAGATCCGAGGAAACACTGGCAGGCGATGCAGATGCTCGCTCGCATGGAAACCGTTCAGGAGAAGCCGGAACGGGCTCTCGACTGGCAACGCCGGACGAGGGACGCCATTACAGAAGATCCCGGCGCGACGGCCGAGGAGCGCGCGATGGTGCTCGTGTCGCTGGCGGAAATGGAGCTGAACGCGGGCCACGGACCGGAGGCCGAGCGCGCATACCTCGAGATCGCGGAGATCCGCGAAGAGGAGGGCGAAAGCGATGCCCTTCCGCGGACGATGGCGGCGGGCGCGGACATCGCCCTCGCATCGGGTGAACTCGATACGGCCGAAAGCCTCGCCATGCGGGCGCTCGACGCATCACCGGACGCCGAATCCGAACTCCTGGCGCGCAGGGTTCTCGCCGACATCAGCTGGATCCAGGTCAATCGCGGCACGAACGACATGGAAATGCTCCTGGCCGCCGCAAAGGACAGTGAGGACCTGGTCCGGGCACGTGACCGCCTGCAATCACTCGCCCTCCTGCAAGATCCGCCAACGGCGGAGATTCTGTCCCGGATGGCTCAGGTCGAAGCTCTACGCGGTCAACCTGCATCCGCGGCCGATTGGCAGCGCCGTCTCGTCGAGGCTCTGCCGGCCGACTCCAGGATGGAGGCCCAGGTCAATCTCGTACCACTCCTGGGCGCAGCGGGTCTCTGGCATGAAGCACTGGCGATCAACGGAGCCCAGCTCGCCGAGCTCGAATCGCGCTACGGACCTTCTGACCGTCGATTGTTGCCGCTGCTCGGACAACGCCTGGGACTACTCGAGGGGGCGGGTCAGAAAAAGGAAGCGAAGAAGGTCAGGAAGCGGATGAAAAAAATCTCGCGCTGATCCACCCTCCCAACCAGCCCAACGCGCACTTGGAATTCTCAATGTTGAATCCCCAACAACCGATCCCGGTTGCTGAGGGTGCGGGTGGGAAATTCGCAATTCGAAATTCGCAATTCGAAATGCTCCCCTGACTTGCCCCGGATTTTCTCATCAGCGATGATGGCGCCATGAAGCACCGTTTACCACCCGGAAAAGTCCCCTGGGAAATTGTCGCCGACCTGCTTGCAGGTGATCTTCCTCCCGAGGTCAAGCTCGGGCCGGCTGCGGGGGAGGACGCAGCCCTGGTCGAGATCGGCGACGAACTCTGGGCGATCGCCACGGATCCGATCTCCTTCACCGCCACTGACGCCGGCCGACTGGCGGTTTTCGTCAATGCCAACGACGTCGCCGTACGTGGAGCGAAACCTCGGTACTTCCTCGCGGTGGGACTGATCGCGCCGAGCGAAGCGTCGTCGGAACGCGTCTCGGATCTCCTTGGTCAGGTGCGCGCAGCGTGCGACGAGGTCGGCTGCTCACTGATCGGCGGACACACCGAGGTCACCCCCGGTCTCCCACACAGCATGGTCGTGGGTACGATGCTCGGACGGGTCGAAGGCGTTCCTTTGACCACCGGCGGCCTGCGTGAGGGGGACTTTCTGGGCATGACCCGCTTCGCCGGCCTCGAGGGAACCGCCATCCTCCTTGCCGAACATGGTGACAGCTGGCGATCAACGCTGGATTCTGCCCCGATTTCCGCGATGGAAGAAAGCCCTGGAAACAGCTGTTTGCTGGTCGCACCCGAAGCGTTACTGGCTGCCTCCTGCAGTGGCGTCACGGCCCTGCACGACGTCACCGAAGGCGGTGTTGGCGAGGCGCTTCATGAAATGGCGGTCGCATCCGGACTCGACATCCGTATCGACAGTGCGGCAATCCCGGTGCTCCCGGTGACCCGGGCCATCTGCGAGGACCTCGGAATCGACCCTCTGGGATTGATCGGCTCCGGTTCGATTCTCGTCGGATGTGAGAAAAAATCCCGGTCCCGGGTGGAGGCCGCCTTCGAAGAGGCAGGCGTGCCGTTCAGCTGGATCGGTCGCGCTCGGGCACCCAGTGAATCACCCCGATCGAGCCTGTCCCGTTTTCCCAGGGACGAGCTGCTCAAGGCCCATGTGATGGACACCATACGAGCCGTGATCTTCGACATGGACGGCACCCTGATCGACTCGCGCTATGACTGGCCGCAGATCCGCCGGAGTCTCGGCGTCACCGGCTCGTCGATCATCGATGATCTCAACGGTTTGCCCGAGCCCCAGCGATCACGAAAATGGGCGGATCTCGAGGAGACTGAAAGGGCCGCCAGCGAGAGCGCGATACTCCATGAGGGCGCGCGAGAACTCCTCATGTTGCTCGCCGAGAAGGGCCTCTCCACCGCCCTCGTGACCAACAACAGCGAGCCCAACACACGGCACCTACTCGACCGATTCGGGCTTCGTTTCGACATCGTCCTGACGCGGGACTCAGGGCTCTGGAAGCCGTCTGGAGCGCCGATTGCCGAAGCGGTGAGGCGCCTCGGGGTTTCACCGGGCTTTTGTCTCGGAGTCGGCGACTCGCGCTATGACCTGCTCGCTGCGCGGGAGGCCGAGCTTTCGGCCGTCTGCCTCCTTCACGACGGCGCGAGGGGTGACAGCCTCGAGGCAGACCTCGCCTTCGTCGACATCCCGGCGTTCGTGCGGTACCTGCGGGTCGTCTTACCCTAGCGATATTCGATGCCAGATACTGGTCGCTCGATGCTCGATGCTGGATGCTGGATACACACAGAGGACGACTGACTCTCGGTTGGGCGGGGGGATCGAGTATCCAGTATCGAGCATCCACTGAATGGGCGGATCCGCGCTACTCGGCTTCAGTTTCCTCCAGTGCCGATTTGAGCTCGCGCAGTTTTCCTTGGATCGACCGCACATTCTCCGGGCCCATGCGCAGCAGCTGCCGCTGGGCACTTGAGAGGGCCTCGAGCTCATTATCGGCCCAGGCGTAGGTAACGACCAGCTGCTCGACCTGCTCTGTGCCTCTCAACACCGGCGCCGCCAACAGATGGTCGATCGCCCGTGCCAGGCGTCTGTCGAAATCCGCGTTGGCCGGGCTGATCTCGGCGTATGCATCGTCAATGAGTGGCTCGAGCTCGTGGTAGAGCACAACGGCGCCCTCGGTATCGAGGGCATCGAAGACGTCCGCGACAACATCGTAACGGTGGTAGGTGTCAGGCTCTATGACCAGGACTCCGTTGGGCTTTTCATCGACCTCGAAACCACCCTTGGGGCGCATGAAATCGAGATGTTCCCGCGGGCTGACACCTGATGCGATGTTGTCGACCGAAGCGACGAACCTCCGGATCAAATCTTCATTGACGAGCCACGCTGCGAGCTTGGGATGAGAGGAGAGCTCGGTGGTCAGCTCGCGCACTACCGCGTCGCTGGTGGCCAGAGTGGTGCCACTCAGACGAACGGACAACCGTTCCTCGAGAGTCGGAGTCGGCTCCGGCACGGGCGTTGGCGTGGCGAAAGACACGGTCTCCACGGGCTCCTCTGCTCTATCCCGACTGAAATACCACCACCCGAGTGCTGCAGCCACGATAACGACCAGAGCGACAAAGATAGCGATGATGGTACGGTTCTGTTCTGCCATGGATGCCTCCGGACTCAAGGATACACCCGACCCACCCAACCGCCCGACACCAAATGCTGGATGCTAGATGCTGGATGCTGGATGCTGGATGCTGGATGCTAGATGCTGGATGCTGGATGCTGGATGCGTGTGAATGGTGACGCTGACAGCTGTGATGTGGGGCCGACAGCTCAACGAAATTGTGAGCTAGAACCCTTCCAGCACGGCCGTCACCAGCGCACTCGAGAATTCCTTCGACAGCTCCGTCATGGCGACGTTCTGCTTGTCGAAATAGTCCACCGCCACAGGATCGACAGCGTACGAGGTGCGGCGCGAAAAGGCCTTGTCCTCCCAAAGGATTTCCGGCTCTTCCCCGCGCACGTCTTGCAGCTGTACGACGGCCTGCAGGCTCATCTGGTACTCGTTCGCACGGCCCTGTTCGTCGTAGGACACAGGAATTACGGCCAGCCGCTGGATAGTGCCAGACAGGATCACGTCTGCCTGCGACGGATCATCGACAAGGCGGAGTCTGCGCCGGCGCACCCACTCCAGTGTCAATGCCTCCATCAACCTCTGATCCATTTCCACCCACCTGGTTTGGTTCTCGAAGTTCTCCACGTGGAGCGTTTCAATTTCCTCCGGTAGGAACGACGTCGTTCCTACGAGGTGATAACCACACGACGTCAGCTCGGCCGCCACAAACAATGTTACGAGAAGACGCGGCAAGAACTTCACTGGGGCACGTTAGCACAAGATTCGGCCCGAGACCTGAGGCCTGGGGCTTGAGACTTGACGCCGTGTTGGCGCGATCAAGCTTGCATGCCCTCGGCTCGCAGGTCCCAAGCCTCAAGCCCTGCGGATCGTGGCCACGCTGTCATTTTTTGCTCCGATACCCGGCTCGAAGCTTGCGGATCTCTTCCATGCGCTCGGCGATGCGGCTTTCCCAGCCGTACCCGGTCGGGAAATAGAAACGTGTCCCGACCAAATCCTCCGGAAGACACTCGAGGTCCGCAACAGCCCCGTCCTCGTCGTGCGCGTATTTGTAGCCCTCGCCATATCCCGCATCTTTCATCAGGGTGGTCGGCGCATTTCGAATCGACATCGGAATGGCGAGACCAGGTCGATGGGCAACCTCCCGCTTGACCCTGCCGTAGGCCTTATAGAGGGCGTTCGATTTCGCGGCCAGGCATAGGTAGACGGCCGCTTGGGCGAGTGCGAGCTCGCACTCGGGCATGCCGATGTGGTCGACAGCCTGCGCCACCGCCGCCACCTGTTGCAGGGCTCTCGGGTCCGCCATCCCGACGTCCTCCGACGCCATGCGCAGCATCCGCCGAACGACAAATCTCGGATCGGCACCACCCTCGAGCATTCGGGCAAGCCAGTAGAGAGCCGCGTCGACGTCGGAGTTCCTCACCGCCTTATGGAGAGCAGAAATGAGGTTGTAATGCTCCTCGCCACCCTTGTCGTAGACCGCGACCACATTCTGCGCCACCCGCTCGACGAGCTCGGTATCTACAGCCGTCAGTCCATCCGATAACGCCACTGTCACAGCGAGCTCGAGGTGGTTGAGGGCCTGGCGTGCGTCACCGGCTGCAACCGTCGCGATCAGCTCCAGTGCATTGGGCTCTATTTCGGGCGCGATATTACCCAGGCCTCGATCTCCGTCATCAAGCGCCGAGTGGAGAATCTCGACGAGCTGGACCGGCTTCAGCGGATCGAGGATGTACACTTTGACCCGTGACAACAAAGCGCGATTGAGCTCGAAAGACGGGTTTTCGGTGGTGGCGCCAATGAGCACAATGTCCCCCGCCTCGACGTAGGGCAGGAACGCATCCTGTTGAGCACGGTTGAAACGGTGGATTTCGTCGACGAAAAGCACCGTTCGACGCCCCTCGGAGCGACGAAGTCCACGGGCCGCTGACATCACCGACCGCGCTTCTCTGACACCCGAAAGAACAGCCGAAAAAGTCACCATCTCGGCACCGGCGGCTTCGGCGAGAAGCCTGGCGATCGTCGTCTTTCCGCTGCCTGGCGGTCCCCAAAAAACCACTGACGGCAACTCTCCGTCAACCAGCAGCGACCGGATGACCCCGCTTTTGCCGACCAGCGCCTCCTGCCCAACGACCGCGTCGAGATTTTTCGGCCTCATGCGTTCGGCGAGCGGGCCGATCGAAGGGTCATCCGGGAAGAGTGGCGGCTGACCCATCTCTCACACGGGCCCACCGGTCAGCGAGGCCGCCCGTTCGAGGTCGAGCATGCGAACGAAGGCTGTCATCAGTGTGGGCCCCACAGTAACGGCGCCATGCTCGCGCAAAACGCACGCCTTGGCCAATCTCAACGCGGCAGCAGTCGATTCTGCGAGGGCCCGCGAGCCCTCCGGATGATGGGGAACCGCGAAAATCGCGCCAACCATCCTGCCGCGATCTTCGAGCCGCCTCCACACCGGGAGCTTTCCCTGGGCATCGAGCTGCAGCAGCCGGGGCGGGTGGGCGTGGACTACCGCTCCAATGTCCGGTACCCCTCGATAAAGCTCGAGGTGAAGCCTCGCCTCAGAGCTGGCCGCAGGGGGGAGGGCATCCGACTCGAGTGCAACCTCCACCAGATCCTGCGGTTGCAGGTTTCCGAGTTCGGACCCGGTCGAGGTCATCAGACACCGACTCTCTGCGAGCCGAATCGAGAGATTACCCTCGCTCTCTCGAACCAGTCCAGCGTCGGCGAGGCGTCGTCCTACCTCGATGAGTATTGTGCGAGGGTCAGCGAGGTTCATGCTGTTCGGCACTCAGCCGTATCCGGCACTCCTCGCTACACAGGAAGCGGTCTTCACCGTTCGCCAGCGCTCTCCCGGCCGGCACGAAGGTCCCGCAAACAGCGCACTCCACAAGCTCTTCGACTGTGTTTCCCCCGTCCCCACTCGCCCATTGCCGTCGACGGCGCCGGGCTTCGGGCGAGAAACGGCTGAAGCTGTCCGCTCCCGGCGCCTTTTCGGACAGCCGTCGACCGATCGTGGCGAGGATACGCCACACGACGAGGAGCACAATGACGACCAGCAGGATGCGTTGCATGAGACCGTTCCAAGGGGAAGAGTATAAACCCTCGAATTCGGAATTCAGAATTCCGGAGGCGTCAGCCGCCGAAGACTTCCTTTTCCAGGCCGGAAAGATCCGGGATTCCAGAATTGCTTTCCTTGAGTTCCAGGAGTGCTCGCAGCGTCTCTGCCGCCAAATCGTGGTCGTGCAGATCGAATTGGTATACGACGACCTTGTTGTACAACGCCTGCCAGTGGTCAGGATCAGCGGCGAGGGCCTGATCGAGCAGATCGATGCTTTTCTGAGGCTGGCCGAGGTTCCGGTAGACGACTGCGAGGTCGGTCATGACATTTGCATCACCTGGCTGCGCAGCAAGCGACTTTTCGTACCACTCTCTGGCATCCGGCCATCGGTTGGCATCGAAATAGAGATTACCCAAGGCAGCCAACAACCCTGCATCATCGGGATTGTCGGCGAGAAGCGCCTCGACCTCTGCCACCCGCTGTCGCAGCTGCTGTGCGTCGGCACCAGTGGAGGAATCCAGAGGTGGGTGGCCGTCCGGCAGCCCCTCGGCCTGCGACCCAGCCTGGGGGTTGAGGCCCAACCTGACGGCCTTCGCAGGGGGTATCGGCTGGCGTTCGGCCAGCACGTAGCCAATCACGAGACCGATCATCAAGCCGATGATGAGTGTGAGCCATGGATTTCGGTGCATGCTCGGGATCCTCCATTCCGATTCGCAAACGCCCGGGCTGGGAGCCGGAACAATAGCACGACTCGCCGTGCTAGCCCGAATTACTCATGAGGTTTCGTCGCGAGGGCGACGAGGCGCCGAGCCCGGTGGGGTTTCCGACCCGAGGGGCGCGGAGGCGTACTCGATGGTACGTCGAGAACCCCGAGGTGAGAAAAAACCGCCGGGTGCGGTGCATCGTCGTCCGCAGTAGAGACCTCATGAGAATTCCGGGCTACTCGCCCTCGACGATCCTGGTCGCAGTCCAACTACCCATCGCCGGGAGGCCGCTCGCGAGCTGAGTCGCCTCCCAATTGCCCTGCAGCCGGGCATTTCTGCCGTGCCCGACAAGACGACCGTAGAAGATCGCCGCAAACCCGTACTGGGAGTCGATTCTCTCGAGCCTCACCTTACCGGCGACAAAAGTCCCCCGGAACGAGCCGTTGAATCCCCCGGACAACGAATAGGTTCCACTCACAAGGGTGCCCTGTTGTTGGAGGTAGGCGACTCCCTCCTGGCCCGGTTCAACAACCAGCTGCCAGCTGCCTGCAAGAGGCGCACTCGCCTCGCCGATCCCGGCCGCCAGACGCTGCACCTCGGCCTCGATCGCGGCGATCATCGACCGATTTTCGAGCATTGCGCCCCGCTGTTGTTGCATCTCTGTCAGAATCGCCAGAACCTCCGCCTCCGTCTTTCGAAGATCTGCGTCATGCAGTCGAAGACTCTCGACGGACTCGCCCTGCCGTTGGGCGTCAAGAAGATTGCCGGTTTGCTGCTCGAATCGGGACCAGATCGCACGGAGCTCCTCGCGTGTCTCGACGAGGTCACCGAGCTGGGTGTCCAACAGTGACTCTCGGATCGTAACCTGTTCGCGCAGGCTGGCACCGACCTGACCACCAACCACATTCGGCAGAATGACAATCGCGGCGATTGCGAGAATAGCGGCTCGTTTCATGACTCGCTCCCTTTCGAACCTCCGTGACAGAGCCCGCCCGAAGCAGCGATGCCGAGTCGGCCCCTCACGAACCCTCAAACCTGTTCACGACCGCGGTACCGACGAGGTCGCTCCATACGTTGGTAGCGGTGCGCATCATGTCAAGGACGCGATCGACCGCGATGATCGTGCCAATGCCCTCGAGCGGCAACCCAACCGCCTGAAGCACCACGACGAGCATCACCAGACCGGCCATGGGGATGCCGGCAGCACCAACCGAGGCAAGTAACGCCGTCAACAGAACCAGAGCCTGTTGATGGAGTTCGAGCCCCACTCCATACATTTGGGCGATGGTCAATGCCGCAACCGCCTCGTAGAGCGCGGTTCCATCCATATTGACCGTGGCACCAAGGGGCAGTACAAAGCTCGTCACTCCACGGCGATTGCCAGCCTTTTCCGAGCAATCCATGCTCAAGGGCAGGGTAGCCGATGACGAGGCGGTGGAAAAGGCGGTGGCAACCGCCGGCGCCATTCGCCTGCCGTACTCGAGCGGATTCCGTGCACCGAGTATGAGGAGAATCAGCGGCAGGGTCACCATCGCGTGAACCAAGAGACCGACCCCAACCGTCACGAAGTAGTATCGCAGGTCCCAGATGATGCCGGGTCCGCTACGTGCGACCTCGCGAGCCAGCAGGGCGAAGATCCCGACCGGCGCGAGTCTTACGATGGCCAGGGTCAAAGCCTGGATCACTTCGAGCACGCCGTCCACCAACCGTTGTACGGCGTCCACGTTGGGTCCGTTGAGACGCGTCAAGAAAAGCCCGAAAAGGAGTGCAAAGACGATGACGGGAAGCACCTCTCCGGCAGCCATCGCCGAGATGACGTTGTCCGGCACCATCCTCAAAAGAAAATCCGGCAGCGACGATGACGTCGTGGAAAAGCCCTCAGGCAGGTCTCGAGCGGTCGCGAAATCGAGATGAACGCCCGGTCTTATGACATTGACGAGCGCCATGCCGACAACGATCGCAAGGGTCGTGGATACTGTGTAGTAGAGCACCGTTCGGATGCCGACCCGGCCCACCGACCGGGCGCTGCCGAGGCTTGCCACACCACTGACAAGTGAAGTGAAGATGAGTGGAATGATGATCATCTTCAGGAGCCTGAGAAACAGATCGCCGATGAAACCGATGTTTTCCGCGGCTGCAGGAACCAACCAGCCGAAAGCCACACCGGCCACCAGGGCGATGAGTACCTGCCAGTGGAGCTTGAAGAACCAGGATTTCGACTTCGAGTTGTCGTCGGCCATCAATCCTCCGTGAACCGTCGCGGGTCAGAATAACATCACGGAGGAGCACACAAGCGAAGGCACTCAGCTACAAGCTGATGGCTTCAATCATCATCCTGCTTCACGACGTGTCCAAGAGCGTCCTCGACCTGTTCTTCGACCTTGCCGGCATCACGTTTTTCGACTTCGGCCACTTCGTTGACCAGGAGCTGCCTGGCATGGTCGTACATTTTCCGCTCGCGAAAGCTGAGGGTCTTTCGGCCGGCGACCTCTGCAAGACACAGCAGCACATCGACGATTTCGTCGAGATCACCGGTCTTGATTCGGTCCAGATTGGCGCGATACCGGTCCTTCCAGTCCTCCGCGTTTTCGCCCTCGGCGGCCCTCAGGCGCTTCATCACCTGTTTGACCTGTTTCTTTTCCGAGAGACGCCTCAGACCGACCCGCTCACAGTTATCGACAGGAACCATCACCTTTGAGTCGGAACCGATCAGTCGAAGGTGATAGCACTTCATCTCGGTACCGGCAAAAACCTCGTTCGAGATTTCCTCGACGACCGAAACGCCTTGGCTGGGGTAGACAACCTTGTCGCCAACCTTGAACTGCACTCGCGCCCCTTTCTTGGACGCTTCAGGTTAACACGGCCACAGAGCGAATACCCTCAGCCGAGCTCCGCACGGCAGTGCGGGCACACCAGCGCCCCGGGACGGATGTCACCGCCGCAGTGTTCGCACGTCACCCTTCTGCTGCTCACTGCTCGCAATGTGATCACCGAAACCGCAACGAACCCCAGCAAAACGAACATTGAAAGCGGAGGCGCAACGAATGCCGTACCTGCGAGCGTCGCGGATGCACCCGCCTCGCTCACTGACGCGAGCTTCCCCGCAGATTCATGGGCGTCTTCTGCAAGATCGCGGAACGGACGTCGCACCTGGTTCCGCAGCCAGTGAACGCCGGCTGCGGTTGTACCGCCGAGGACGCCTGATGCGCCGAGTTGAATCAAGCTGTCGTTGAGGGTGCCGGTCATGGCCGCGAAGCCGATGAATCCTGCAATGATTTTCGGCAGATACGAGGCAACATCCGAGAACCTGCCGAGGTCCGGGTGGGCATCGACGATGATCTCCACGATCACGAGCACGCCGAGGATGGCCATCACAGCCGGATCGGCGATCCACGCGAAACGTTCAGAGAGCTCGAAGTATGACGTGTAGTTGAATGCACCGAGGGCGAGCACCGGGATGAAGGCCTTCGCGCCCGCACCCGCCGAGAGCCCGAATGCTGCCATAATTGTCATCAGCGATTCCATTACGATCTCCTTGTCGTTTCCATTGACCCTACGGCGCCTGCATTTTCTCCATAATGCCGGCGACCGACCAACCGAGCAGCGCTGCGGCTGCAACTGCAAGAAGGATCAGCACGATGCTGATCACCGCCAGAGTGATTGGAAGCGCTTTCTCCCAACCCGCGAGCTCTTTCCCCTTCCGTTCTCGTTCCAGGCTCACCGCCGTCGACAGGTGGACGATCGAAGTGAGCAGCGCGAATGTGCCCGCCCCGACTGCAACCCCTGCAACCGGAACGGTCATTGCTCCGTACCCGGGCAGACCGATCCAAAGAAATGCAAACCGGCCCAACCAACGATTGAGAAGTCGCCGCACTGGCCTCAGCAGCCGCTGCGCATCCCTGACCAGCACGATACGCACGATCACCAGATGTGCGGCCACCACCAAGGGGACCACAGCCAACGCACCGATATGCACGAACGGCATCACAATCGCGACGACCGCGACCAGAGGCGTCCCCCACATGAGTAAACGACGGTAGGTGGCGGTTTGTTCCTGTTGAACTCTCACAAAACGCAACTCGAGCGCTTCCGAATTCGCATCGGTTCCGAGATTCCGCCCGCAGTGAGGACACGCTTCGAGAGCCTGGCGAGCCGGAAGCTTCTCAAGGCACCAGGGACACGATTTCGCCATCGGCCGAGTATACGCACACGCAACAGTAGAATTCGGAATTCAGAATTCGGAATTCGGAATTACCCTCCGCCCAACCGTGGATTTCGAAATTCGAACTTGAACTCCCGCCCAGCTTCTCGTTTTCCACTGTGCGGCCTCGGGGCAAAAATGATGGAACGTTCGAACGT is a window encoding:
- a CDS encoding lysoplasmalogenase, with the protein product MIITVILASIMAGAVFSLLHAIRVGDRPLEVFSKSAASVAFVALGFARWSAGDPVDTWMIAALTLCAVGDFCLLWDRSFDVGLIAFLLGHVAYVAGFTLALPIGGWPLLTLVPLVAAGAFASRWLWPHLGSKRMPIVIYLIVISIMVWGGLSTFLRGVLPWTAAVGAVLFYLSDLAVARHRFVRESFLNRAIGLPVYFSGQILLAMTVGAG
- a CDS encoding HAD-IA family hydrolase, whose amino-acid sequence is MKHRLPPGKVPWEIVADLLAGDLPPEVKLGPAAGEDAALVEIGDELWAIATDPISFTATDAGRLAVFVNANDVAVRGAKPRYFLAVGLIAPSEASSERVSDLLGQVRAACDEVGCSLIGGHTEVTPGLPHSMVVGTMLGRVEGVPLTTGGLREGDFLGMTRFAGLEGTAILLAEHGDSWRSTLDSAPISAMEESPGNSCLLVAPEALLAASCSGVTALHDVTEGGVGEALHEMAVASGLDIRIDSAAIPVLPVTRAICEDLGIDPLGLIGSGSILVGCEKKSRSRVEAAFEEAGVPFSWIGRARAPSESPRSSLSRFPRDELLKAHVMDTIRAVIFDMDGTLIDSRYDWPQIRRSLGVTGSSIIDDLNGLPEPQRSRKWADLEETERAASESAILHEGARELLMLLAEKGLSTALVTNNSEPNTRHLLDRFGLRFDIVLTRDSGLWKPSGAPIAEAVRRLGVSPGFCLGVGDSRYDLLAAREAELSAVCLLHDGARGDSLEADLAFVDIPAFVRYLRVVLP
- a CDS encoding class II aldolase/adducin family protein translates to MPNSMNLADPRTILIEVGRRLADAGLVRESEGNLSIRLAESRCLMTSTGSELGNLQPQDLVEVALESDALPPAASSEARLHLELYRGVPDIGAVVHAHPPRLLQLDAQGKLPVWRRLEDRGRMVGAIFAVPHHPEGSRALAESTAAALRLAKACVLREHGAVTVGPTLMTAFVRMLDLERAASLTGGPV
- a CDS encoding DUF3014 domain-containing protein, coding for MAEQNRTIIAIFVALVVIVAAALGWWYFSRDRAEEPVETVSFATPTPVPEPTPTLEERLSVRLSGTTLATSDAVVRELTTELSSHPKLAAWLVNEDLIRRFVASVDNIASGVSPREHLDFMRPKGGFEVDEKPNGVLVIEPDTYHRYDVVADVFDALDTEGAVVLYHELEPLIDDAYAEISPANADFDRRLARAIDHLLAAPVLRGTEQVEQLVVTYAWADNELEALSSAQRQLLRMGPENVRSIQGKLRELKSALEETEAE
- a CDS encoding tetratricopeptide repeat protein, which produces MHRNPWLTLIIGLMIGLVIGYVLAERQPIPPAKAVRLGLNPQAGSQAEGLPDGHPPLDSSTGADAQQLRQRVAEVEALLADNPDDAGLLAALGNLYFDANRWPDAREWYEKSLAAQPGDANVMTDLAVVYRNLGQPQKSIDLLDQALAADPDHWQALYNKVVVYQFDLHDHDLAAETLRALLELKESNSGIPDLSGLEKEVFGG
- a CDS encoding RNA polymerase sigma factor, with the protein product MSNDLLTSPTVVETSSRHVKEDWRGLFADIAAGRLDSLETLYDEASHQLYGLALWRTGSSEDASDVVQDVFVRLVEQGRRLSNIRNPRAWLLTVAHRAA
- a CDS encoding replication-associated recombination protein A, translated to MGQPPLFPDDPSIGPLAERMRPKNLDAVVGQEALVGKSGVIRSLLVDGELPSVVFWGPPGSGKTTIARLLAEAAGAEMVTFSAVLSGVREARSVMSAARGLRRSEGRRTVLFVDEIHRFNRAQQDAFLPYVEAGDIVLIGATTENPSFELNRALLSRVKVYILDPLKPVQLVEILHSALDDGDRGLGNIAPEIEPNALELIATVAAGDARQALNHLELAVTVALSDGLTAVDTELVERVAQNVVAVYDKGGEEHYNLISALHKAVRNSDVDAALYWLARMLEGGADPRFVVRRMLRMASEDVGMADPRALQQVAAVAQAVDHIGMPECELALAQAAVYLCLAAKSNALYKAYGRVKREVAHRPGLAIPMSIRNAPTTLMKDAGYGEGYKYAHDEDGAVADLECLPEDLVGTRFYFPTGYGWESRIAERMEEIRKLRAGYRSKK
- the lptE gene encoding LPS assembly lipoprotein LptE; translation: MKFLPRLLVTLFVAAELTSCGYHLVGTTSFLPEEIETLHVENFENQTRWVEMDQRLMEALTLEWVRRRRLRLVDDPSQADVILSGTIQRLAVIPVSYDEQGRANEYQMSLQAVVQLQDVRGEEPEILWEDKAFSRRTSYAVDPVAVDYFDKQNVAMTELSKEFSSALVTAVLEGF